A window of the Bactrocera neohumeralis isolate Rockhampton unplaced genomic scaffold, APGP_CSIRO_Bneo_wtdbg2-racon-allhic-juicebox.fasta_v2 cluster09, whole genome shotgun sequence genome harbors these coding sequences:
- the LOC126764070 gene encoding putative nuclease HARBI1, which translates to MNSEEKMLIAKALALRSQINILLIDNSSRELLECLTTQHHALAKKIAELKKQHLIKDLGMPINSCWTKQRKNQFWEHDCQRNGSAFFKENFRMNRSSFDKLCDILRPLQKMDTNYRKAVPIEKRVAITLFALGSSAEYRSIANMFGVGKSTVCEILLEFCTEIWRLLQPSCFKMLPLNRENITELVTGFEVIGFPECLGAIDGCHIEIHPSSDEAVDYYNYKGWYSTVLMALVDAKYRFTYINVGSPGRCNDSQIYETSSLKKEMDSCPLLSEMSREISGVNVPVFIIGDSSFRFSKQLMKPYPFSVNQNNGEKVFNYALSKTRRVVENAFGHLKARFRRIGKGIDNSVRNANSIIRACCTRRQNPCDISYASDDPINGEMIRPALCTHFGKYMCIAEVSLGDIGIAEGDGRQTGDDNGDAATNVEDVAVSTEIWSGSEFVVPF; encoded by the exons ATG AATTCTGAGGAAAAGATGTTAATTGCGAAAGCATTGGCTTTGAGAAGCCAAATAAATATCCTGCTCATCGACAATTCTTCAAGAGAACTATTGGAATGTCTTACTACTCAGCACCATGCCTTGGCAAAAAAGATAGCCGAGTTAAAGAAACAACATCTAATAAAGGACCTTGGGATGCCGATTAATTCATGTTGGACAAAA cAACGTAAGAATCAGTTTTGGGAACACGATTGCCAACGAAACGGATCTGCTTTTTTTAAAGAGAACTTTCGCATGAACCGAAGTTCCTTTGATAAATTATGTGACATCCTCCGCCCGTTACAAAAAATGGATACAAATTACCGAAAAGCTGTCCCTATCGAGAAAAGAGTGGCTATTACATTATTTGCTTTAGGGTCATCTGCAGAGTATCGTAGTATCGCCAACATGTTCGGTGTAGGAAAATCTACGGTTTGCGAAATTTTACTGGAATTTTGCACCGAAATCTGGAGATTACTGCAGCCATCCTGTTTTAAAATGTTGCCTCTAAACAGAGAAAATATAACCGAATTGGTGACTGGTTTCGAGGTAATTGGATTCCCAGAATGCTTAGGAGCAATTG ACGGATGCCACATTGAGATTCATCCATCATCTGACGAAGCTgttgattattataattataaaggaTGGTATTCCACCGTTTTAATGGCATTAGTTGATGCTAA ATACCGTTTTACTTACATAAACGTAGGAAGTCCCGGGCGATGTAATGACTCTCAAATTTATGAGACGTCATCacttaaaaaagaaatggaTAGTTGTCCTTTACTAAGCGAAATGTCTAGAGAAATTTCAGGCGTAAATGTgccagtattcattattggggATTCGTCTTTTCGATTTAGCAAACAACTTATGAAACCGTATCCATTTAGCgtaaatcaaaataatggtGAGAAGGTATTCAACTACGCTCTTTCGAAAACACGTAGAGTTGTCGAAAATGCTTTTGGACACCTCAAGGCCCGCTTTCGACGCATTGGAAAAGGAATTGACAACTCTGTACGGAATGCCAACTCCATAATAAGAGCATGTTGC ACTAGACGCCAGAATCCGTGTGATATTTCATATGCATCTGACGACCCAATTAATGGAGAAATGATTCGGCCAGCACTTTGTACACATTTTGGTAAGTACATGTGCAT CGCAGAAGTATCGCTTGGCGACATCGGCATAGCTGAGGGCGATGGTAGGCAAACCGGTGATGACAATGGCGATGCAGCAACGAATGTAGAAGACGTAGCCGTTTCCACCGAAATTTGGAGTGGTTCGGAGTTTGTAGTgcctttttaa